One Synechocystis sp. PCC 7509 genomic window, ATTGGACCTGCGGTAGGTTTTCGCCCCTCCAGCACCGCTGTTGACTTTGCTAAAGGTTATAACGTAAACGCGATCGCTGTGCGTGTACCAATTAAATTCCTCCAAGGCTCATCTACTGCAACAACTTTTGATGTTTGGCAAACAATTTCTGTGGCGGGGGCGGGTAACAAATACAATCAAGTTGAACGGTTAGCTAGACCAGCAATCAATGAAGGCTTAATTGTTACTAATGATTATCTCAACGCCCTAAATAGCGTTGGACCTGACTTTGAAGCTGCGGCTTTAGCTGGTCAACAACCTGCCGCTAGGATCGCTGCACCAATTGTGGGTGAAGCCGCAAAAACGCTAAAAGCAATTGGCAATAGTGACGAACGTACTAATGCTCTATTGGGGGCGTTTTTACCAGATGTGATGCGAATTGACATCACGAATACCAGTGGATATGGTAATGCGCTGAATGCTAAAGGTAGCCCAATTCGCGGTCGCTTGCTTAAAGATGATGTAATAGATATTACCTTGAGCGTATTGACTAATGGAGCAATCACAAGTGATAACACTTCTTACGATGGTACACCAGGCAACCCAGCACAAGGACACAATCCGTTAGTAACTACCTTTCCCTACTTAGCTCTACCTAACTAGAGCCGCTTTGACTACTGACGCACTACTAAATGCTTCTCGCGTTTAGTAGTGCGGACTTTTTTGTGGAAATGAAATGAAAGCTATTAAGAGTAAAATTGCAATTCCAGCTACAAACCCTTTATGGTTGTTACTGTTAATTTTGTTACCCGTTGCAAGTATCTGGCTAGGGTTACGTTTTATAGATCGAATTAGGCTTGATAGTCCTTATCGGTATAATTTGGTTCGTCCGCCATCAGGCAGCGTTACTTTAGAACTAGGCAAAGAAATAAGTTTCTACCAACAACGCATCCGTCAAAACCCTACTGGTGGCTTAGACCGCGCCTCATTAGCTACAGCTTATCTCAAAATGGCTCGTGCTTCAGGAGATATTAGTTGGTACTTGTTAGCAGAGCAAGCGGCTCAAGAATCTCTTGCTAAATTGCCTTTTAGCAATGAAGGGGCGATTTTAGCTAGTGCCAAAGTTGCAGTAGCCAGACACGATTTTACAAAAGCAATTGACTTAGCTCAAAAAGTGTCTAGTGACAACGCTTTGGGTATCTTGGTAACGGCAAATCTAGCTATAGGTGAGGTGGATAAAGCCAGCCAAGCGGCGGAAACTTTAGTTAAACAGGTTCCTACGATTAACTCTGTGACCTTACAAGCTTTGGTAGAAGTAGCTCAGGGTAAAAACAAAGAAGCAAGGCAAAGTTTTCAGAGCGCGATCGCCATCGAAGAACAAGGAGAGACAGGTAGCTCGGTTTGGGCGCGAATTCTGCTGGGTCGGCTTTACTATCAGCAAGGGGAACTAGAACAATCCCGCACCCTGTACCAAGAAGCACTAAGAATAATCCCTCAATATCCCCCAGCACTTTTAAATCTAGCCCAGTTAGAGATTCGACTTGGCAATTATAAAGCCGCCGAGCAGCTTTATGGGCAGTTTTTTCAGTTGGTCAATAAGTCTCCTACAGTCTACGATCATGTCGTATTTAGGGGAATGGCTCGCGTTCGGGATTTACAAGGGGACTTGGTGGGGGCAAAAAAGTGGCGAGATCGAGCCGAAGCAGATTTGCGGCAAGATGTAGCTGATTTTGGACATCGGCGGGAATTAGCACAGTTGTTGTTAGAAAGCAATCGCCCAGAAGTTGTAGCAGAGGCTCTGACTTTGATACAGGCAGAAATCCGCGCTCGCCGAGATCCCGAAACTCTCAGCACTTTAGCTCTAGTTTGTAGTCGTTCCGGGCGCTGGACGGAGGCGCAACAAGTTATGACCCAGGCGCGGCGTTGGGGCATCCGCGAGGCGGGCATATTTCACCAGGCAGGCACAATTGAGCAGGCATTAGGCAACTCGTCCCAGGCTAATAAATTCTTTCGACTTGCTCAAGAAATCGATCCTCAATTTAACAAACAGGCTCAAAAGGCTTTGGGGCTTGGTGTCGGACTAGGTGTGAACTAGAAAACTTATAAATACTTATATTAGTGGTGAATTTATATGCAGAGAAAATGGCGGCTAGTTAGCTTGAGCATTATCTCACTGTTCGCCTCGCTTTTACTCTCATTTACTTTTGCAAGTTCTAGTTATGCTCATTGGGCTGACTTGTCAGTAGCTGAAGTAGTTGTAGGAGAAACAAAAACTCAAATAACGCTGACTTTTCCTACAGGTTTGACGGCGTTTGCAGACGACAATAAAGATAATCAGCTTTCAATACCAGAAGTCCGTAGTCATCAAGCCCAGTTGCAAAGATTTTTTGGCGATCGCCTCCGCTTAACCAATGACAAAGGCGATCGCGCTGCAATGACTCTAATCTTGCAAGAGGCTACCCAAACCGCTTTGCAGGCTACGGCAGGTACTCATAGCACTTTGTTACTAACCTACACTTGGCTTCAACCTGTTCAAGGACTAAAGCTTTACTACAATCTATTTTTACCAGGAGTATCTACGGCTCGTTGTCTGGCAACCATAATTTACCCGGATCAGGTGCAAAACTATATATTCGACCCAAATAATCGCGAACTAACCTTAATTCAGGGTTCGATCTGGCAGCAAACGGGAATTTTGCTAGTGGCGATTTTTGGGTCTTTCCTGTGGGGTGGAATGCACGCTATGTCTCCAGGACATGGAAAAACAATCGTTGGAGCCTACTTAGTGGGGTCGCGTGCTACTGCCCAACACGCCATATTTTTAGGGGTGACGACGACTATTACTCACACTCTGGCAGTGTTTGCTCTAGGCTTGATAGCGCTTTTTGCCTCTCGCTTCGTTGTCCCAGAGCAGCTATACCCTTGGCTCAGTTGCTTATCAGGTCTTATGGTGATGGCGATCGGGTTGAATCTGTTTATTAGCCGATTACGAAATACTCAGTTTCATAGCACGACGCACCATCACGATCGCGATGGACACTCCCATCATCACCATGATCGCGATCGTGGTGATGACGGTAGTAATCATTCTCATCTTTCAATCACTGACGAAGCGCCCCTCAGTTGGCGTAGTCTACTGACTCTAGGAATTTCTGGTGGTCTTGTTCCCTGTCCTTCTGCCTTAGTTGTACTGCTGAGTGCAGTTGCTTTAGGTCGTGTTGGTTTTGGACTTGTAATGGTTTTGGCGTTCAGTTTAGGACTAGCAGGAGTGCTTACTGGTTTAGGATTGCTGCTTGTTCGCACTAAGCGGCTTTTTGATCGCCTACCATCGCAGATGCGTTTAGTTAGAGTATTGCCCGCAGTTACCGCTTTTTTTGTGGCATTGCTTGGCGTAGGCATCACTACCCAGGCATTGATACAACTTGGGTTCGTTCGATTTTAACTAGATGATTAATAATTTTTTGTATTGAGAAAAACCTAATGTTAAAACGATTATTTTGCTTAACTGCTACTATTTCTGTTGCATTAGTGCCATTTTTGAGTGAATCTACTTTTGCTCGTCCCCTATCTATAAATTCTCAATATCCAGAAGTACCAAGTCCTAAAACTAATTTGTCACTTTGTTATATGGAAACCAAAGACGGTAGGATTTTGAACCTTGAGATTTTATGTGCAAACAAGCTTGAGAATTCAGACGCAAGTTTAACTCCTATCCTTAAGCCTGTAAATTCATCAGCAGCAACGAGCAGTTTAAAATTGAAAAATAGCTCTATTACTACTAAATGCTACTTTGTAGACGCTAACGGTCGCCCCTGTAATACCAGCAACTAAATGAAGTATGCCCTCTATATGCTCTATTACTTAACTAATTTCCCGTTGCCATAAAATATCTACCACCCGCATCATCCCAGCCTTTAGATGGCGGCGATAAGTACTAAAAGGCAAGTTTAGTAATTCTGCCGCCTTTTCTTGGGTTAATGCAGGCTGCAAATAAGTACGATGCAAGACTCTGTAGAGTTTTTCGTCTCGTGGTGAAGATAAGAGCGATTCAACAGCTTGTTGGACCACTGCTTGCAGGGCTGCAATACGTTTTTCCCTTCCCAAAGTGTCAATTTCTACTACTAAGCGAGATCGTAATAGGGGATTTTTGTGCAGCGCATCAGCACGTGCAAAGTTACGTAATGCATCTTGGGCGGCTGTCGCAAATTCCGGCTGACTAAGAACTAACAATGGTTCCGTTGATATAGGCAGAGACTTTGCTTGGGCGGAGGCATCAATTTCTCTTTTTGCTAACAACTTTTGCCACGCTGAGGCTGATAATACCCGCCAATCATGTCCATAAACTCCATAACTTCTCTCGCCAACTTGAAAATCTGCTTCCGGTAGGCGTGTTAAGTCTGCATAAGCAAACATTTCTGCCCAAAAATCCGGTCTGGCACAACAAAAAAAGGTAAAGGTAAGCTCTTTTGTTAATCTATGGTGTTGAACAAAGTTGATAAAAATTAGGCTTTGTGTGGCTGAAACTTCTTGATAAGTATCTTTTGCCATCCAAAATCGGAATAAGGTAACTCCATTCCCTTGCTGCAATGGAACGCAATAGATGCGTAGATAATTCTGACAAGCGATCGCTCCTGGATCAGTATCTAAGTCTTCTTTACTAGCTTGGTGTAAAGCTATCATAATTACAAAGCCCGCCAACTGCTGTTGTGCATCCCGAAAAACGATCACACCTTGAGGTTGCCTTGTCAGCCAATGGGCGGCTATTTTTGCACTGGCTTCACCTTCTTTTTCTGCCACTATTTTTAGTAGCGCTGGCTTATCTGTCTCTCTCAGCCTATCCGTTTGCAAGCTACTGTTTTCTTGCCAAATAAAACGAGGGCGCACCGCAGAATTATCGCGATGCAGGAAAATATAATCGAATAATACTCGATGTTGCTCTTGACCTTGAGTTTGCTGTAAGCGCATTGTGTAATAATTACGAGCGCGGTGGTGCAATTCGGCGTACCACTCAGTATTGCGCCACCGCACGTCAGTAATTAATACTTCTCTAGCTAAATCGTGTGGAAATAACCCTTGGTGTCCTGATTCAATAAACGATAATTCCCGCAACCACTCAAATAATCCATAGACATCTCCCTGATTCAGCATTTGCGCTAATACAGTTTCTGTGGTTATCCGTACTAAAGCACAGGCTTCTAAAGCCATACGGTGGGCTGGCGATGGTGCATCTTGAACAAATCTTTGCAGTAGAGTTTTGATTACATCTGGCACAGCTTCCGGTTGAAACGAGATTTGCCCCTCTTGGGCAAATACATCGGCAATTAGTGACAAAGCTAGAGGATAACCATGAGTGAAATCTAGAACGGTTTGGTGTGCCGTTTCCGGGATATCTCGTTTACTAAGGTAGCTTTGGCTTTCATCGGGGCTGAGGTTGCGTAAAGGCAAAGTATGAATTAAGGCTTGCCAGCCCTCATCAGTTCGCCAAGCTGCGGAAGGGGCTTGACGACTAGCTATAACGATTAGGGTATTTTCTGGTAATTGCGGTAAGAATACTTCACGCAGCCAATGATCTAATGGTGTTAAAACTTCGTAAGTATCGAGGAAAATAACTTTCCGCTTGCTGTGAGAAGCGAGTTTCTGTAAAGGAGACTGGGAGCTATCTAGACTTAAGACTATTTTTAAAGTATTAATAAAAGACTCTGGGGTCGGATCTATATTACGTCCATCTAAATAAATTGTGTCTAGATTGCTATTACTTAGACGATTGAATTGTTTGAGTAAGCTTGTTTTGCCGACACCACCAGGACCGAATATATAAAGTAGATAAAATGGTAATTCTAAAGCCGCGATTGCTTTTGCAGGTAGTGCGTCAATTCAATGTGGGATGATATAGTGACAGGGTGGTTTTAAACTCGAAGCATCTCTATGGATTGTCCTCTGTGTGGTCACATTAAAGCCCATAAACATGGCAAGATGCCGAACGGACATCAACGTTACCTGTGTCCCGCTTGCCATCAAACGTTCTCGGAATCCTTCGACAGTTTGTACTATCGTCGACATATTAGTCCTGAACAAATTCGCCAAGTGTTGCAAGCACATAGTGAGGGCAGTAGTTTACGAGGGATTAGTAGAACAACTGGGCTTGCCTACAACACAGTTGTGAGTATTGTTCGCGCTGCCAGTCAAAAAGCCCAATTGGTTCACAATGCCGAAGTCCAAGCTGTACAAACAGAGGAGGTAAGTGCCGATGAGATGTGGTCATTTGTCTCAAAAAACAGAAACAGTGTTGCGCTCAAGAACTAGAAGTCGGGGATTGTTGGATCGGTCTGAGTCTTGCCGATTCAAGTGGCTTAATTCTGGCGGCGCGAGTTGGCAAACACACTGATGAACTGATTGGTCAGTTAGTCCTCAACACCGAGGGAAAAACAAATTGCAAGCAATTTAACAGTGATGCTTGGGGCGGGTATGAGCGAGTTCTACCTCCTGAAATTCACCACTACATTGGCAAAGACAAAACGCAGCGATTAGAACGTACTAATGGTACTGTGCGACAACAAACCGGAAGATGGCATCGACGACAGAACAAGTTTGGTAAGGTGTGGGAACAGACAAAAGTGACAACTCGATTAGTGGTGAGTTACTTCAACTGGATTTGGCAGCATAGCCGATTCAAAACAACTGCTGCACAACGAGCCGGATTAGCAACGAGAGCGTGGAGTTGGCATGATATTGCTACCTATCCCACATTAATTTGATGCATCACCCTTTTGCAAACAATTCAAGTTCCCTCTTACGTCCTACAAATCGGTGATTTCGCTCTGCATTCAAACGTTCTGCTAGAGACGGTAACATTAGCTCTTCCTCTATCAACTATCAATTAATTATCTATGCTGATGAGGGTATAGGGGTACAGCCGGGATACGGATACCGTTGGCGAAATATTACTTAACATAAAAGCACTGATTTTACCGTGTAATACATGGAGAGGAGAGCTAGGGAGCATCTCAGTTTTGCAGTGAGTATTAATACTTAAAATATTTAAGGGGCTAGGGAACTAGAATCGAAGCAAAAATGTAGAATAAGTAAAAATAGACGTGACGTACAGGATATGACTCCAGAGAATGCTATTGCACTAAAAGCCCATATACAAGCTATTGCTGCTATTCTTTATGAGGAGACTCCACAAGAGTTATTAAACACTTTAGAGGAAATCGAGCAGACTGTACGCCAAAAGGTACTCAAGCATTTGTTTGTCCAGAAATTGGTATTTTTTTATCCAATCAGTCACAGGTACAATCGTCGGCAGAAAAAGAAAATTAAAAAGCAGCATTGGCATCTTGAAACTGACGGCAAACCAGGCGAAAAAGCTAGAAGTGAAATCTCGCGCGCAACTAAGCCCACATTTAGAAAAATGCTGTTTGCTACTGAGTGCAAATGTATCCTATGCCAATACCGCTCGATATTTGGAAAGCCTTACAGGTCTGAGAATATCCCACAGTACGCAGCAAAGACTTGTCCAACGATATAAGTTTCCAGCCGTCCGGGTCAATCAAGAAGTAGAAGAGTTGAGCGTTGATGGGGGAAAAGTTAGGCTTCGCACGCCCGTAGGTCAAGGGTGTGAGTGGCGAGATTATAAAGCGGTAAACCTTGATGGACAGGCAGTTGCCGCCTATTTCCAAGATAACAAAGCTCTGCTCCATTGGGTAAATCAGCACTGGCTGTCAGAAATTGTCACCTGCATCGGGGATAGACATGATGGCCGATGCGAATCTCATCGCTGGCATTGCTAGTAGCGAAAGTCGTCTGGAAATCTTAGACTGGTATCATTTAGTAGAAAACCTTTACAAGGTCGGCGGCGACAAGAACCGTTTGGCAAAGGTCGAAGCCTTTTTGTGGCGAGGAAATGTTGCCGCAGCTATTGCCGAATTGAACGGGTGGTCACATCCTCAAGTAGACAATTTGATTGCCTATCTTTATAAGCATCAGTCTCGTATCCCTGATTACTGGTATTTTCAGACCGAACAGATTAGTTCGATTGGTTCTGGTGCAATTGAGTCTACGGTGAAACAGATTAGTAGGCGTGTGAAAATCTCCGGCGCTCAATGGAATAAACACAATGTGCCGCAAGTTCTCTTTCATCGCACGGCTTATCTTAATGGATTGCTATCTACAACTAACTATTTGCAAAACTGAGATGCTCCCTTGCTACATTAAGTTGGGAACGCGACAATGACCGCGCGGTCAAACTCTACAAGCTGGTGATTAAGGCAAAGGAAGGCTATGTCCTAGATGAGGAAATACCCAAAGAGCTAAAAGCAAGCGCTAGTGTCGGGCAAACGGTAGAATCAGCAGTATTGAGGAGTGCCTGTTTGTGGCTGGGAATAGACCCCAATCAGCCTCTTATGCGCCAACGGGGAAGACCGAGAACGCGATCGCGCGACGAGGACGGTAACATCACTTCTGCGGGGGAAGTAATTGAACTGACTCTACAACCAGATGAAACAGTTACAGGCAAGCTAATTACTGATTTTCAGGGATTGGTTAAAAACACAAATCTAGCCACTCTAACTTTGAGCAAACTTGCAGAGATGCTTGTCGCATTGCGCGATCGCGAATTAGTTGTAGATTTGCAATTATTAGAAGCGTACCTAGAAGCAGTAGACGAGGATTGGCGCGCCAAGATTGCGGATGAAATCGGCTTAGAGGACAATAATGAAGAAAAAACCAATCCTTGGGCAGTTTTAGGGTTAGACCCTGGTGCATCAATAGACGAAGTGAAAGCTGCCTACCGAAAGATTATGCGACATATTCACCCAGACACATCAGGAATGCCGCGATGGTATGCCCAGACAGTAAATGATGCTTACCGCACAATAATGGAGGGATTTGAAGATGGCTGAAGATAAAAAGAATTTGCCCGCAAAAAGAGTTGGCTCTGGGTTTCTGGACAAAGTACGCTCCAGTAAAGCAATATCTGCTACTCCCAAACAAGAGATGCTTAAAAGAGCGATCGCCTACCAAGAACGCCCCCGGTTGCTATTTGCAATGGATGCCACCGCCAGCCGCGAAGCCTGTTGGAATGTTGCAAAGGAAATTACTGGAGCGATGTTTGAGGCTGTACCTGGAGAATTGGATGTTGCTTTGGCTTACCATAGCGGTGGACGGTTGCAAGAGATGACACCTTTTTCACCAGAAGCAAGAGCTTTTTTAGATAAAGTACAAGCTGTACGTTGCTCTGCGGGTAGGACAGCATTGAATGAAATATTAGACAAAGCTGCTCAAGCACCTAGAATTAAAGCCCTAATTTACATTGGTGATTGCTTTGAGGAAGATCCAAAGGAAGCTGTAGAAATTGCTCAACAACTCAAGTTAAAAGGTGTTCGTTGTTTCATCTTCCACGATAATAGTTCTCAAGCTCAAGGTTACGATACTAAATCTGCACTGGCAATATTTGAGCAAATCACTCGGATTACAGGTGGAGCAATTTTGCCCTTCGATGAAACTTCGCCGGACTTGGTTAGAGAGTTGTTGAGTGCGATCGCGCTCTATGCTGCTCAAGGTATCAAAGCCCTCCAAAATCAAACTAAGTTGCTACCTGCTGCACGTCTGCTGCTAGAGCAAATGAAGTAGAAGCGAGATTTTACGATTCAATTAATATTAATCCATAAAGGTTTATGGTTTGATTTGATGCTTGCTACCCTTCGCTTTTTGTTTTCTTTTGTTTTTTCCTATTTCCTAAATAAAACCATAAAGGTTTATGGTTTTATTTTTAGCGTCGCTAAAAATAAAAATTGTATACACCCTTCTGGCTGGTGCTAGAGCATAGCATTATTGTCGGTCAGTCGTAGTGATAACGAGCTTGCAGAAAATTTAGCTGGTCGTGCGTAACTCTATAAACCAATCGATGTTCTAAGTCAATGCGGCGCGACCAGGTATTAGCGTCTAGGTACTTAAGTGGTTCTGGCTTCCCTATTCCAACAAAAGGGTCAAGCAATATAGCCTGAACCAGGTCTAGTACCTTATACGCCTTTTGCAGGTCATTTTTGTACCACCAGCCCAAGTCCTCTCTAAATTCCTCCTCAAATACTGGTATTCGATGAGTAGTCTTCTGTACCTCTATTTGAGAGGTCAAGGGTGGCTTACTGCTCTTCTTTTTCTTGCTTGCCAATCCCTAACTCCTGGCACAATTGATCGACGGACATTGGCTTTGTTGTATTAGCTTTAGCACGTTCTAACGCGCTCAATAGTCGAGCCGCATTTTTCGGCGATCGCAGCAGATAAGCTGTCTCAAGAAGGCTAGAAAGTTCGTCTTCAGCTATAAGGGCAACATTCCCACGCTCTCGACGCTTTATAACAATAACTTCCTTATCATCCACAACCTGATCGAGCAGGCTGGCAAGATTGTTACGGGCTTCTGTGTATGTAGTCTCTGAACTCAGCATAGTAATTATGTGCAGCTTTTCTGTACATAATTATAACAACCAGCGAAGACTTTATCTATCTTTCGTTAAACTCGTTGAGCAACTCGGCGTAACTCCACCCAGAACCGCACACCGATTCTTCTCTTGGAGTTTCAAAAGCAGCCTCTCGCTCAACCACTGGCTCCGGCTGTTGTTGCGCCTCCACTGCGGATTGCTGGAGCGCTTCTACAGCTTCTTCGATGGCGGAATCATTTAATGGTGGTAGCGGTGGAGTTTGGGGTTTAACTGGGCGCTTGACTTTTACAATGTTGTTCGAGTTCATACTTAGTCCAAAACAGTGACAAAAAATACATTTAAGGCGTTTTAGTACAGTTAAGCTGATTCTAAACTGTCTAAATCCCAATCAACAATATTAAATGCGATCGCTTTTAAATAAATATTTTTTCAATCCCGCCAGGAGTTAAACTGCTGAATTGCTATAGCAAATTCGTCAGCTATATAACGGAAAATAAAATTAGAAACCATCGGCAACATTTCAACAGCATGGTCAATAGCCATACTTTGTTTTACTCATGTCTTCAATTATACGTTGATAATGTGAGTATAATAGCTTATCAGTACAGATTACGTTCAATAAAATAGCAACTCCTCAAAATTGACTAATGGTTAGCTAAGATGCGATCTCACGAGCAGGCGTGAAAAGGTCAACAACTTATGAAGAAAGAAGTCTTTTTTACACCGCGAACTCCTTCTGAGCCTACCAAGGGCATGGGGTGGATAGAAATAAATGATGATGCCGTAAAGCGGCTAGGTATTCATCATTTATATAAATGGATGTTTCGTGGTAGTAATGTTGAGATTGTTGGACCAGATGGGTTGAAATTCAATGCCTACCTGGATAATCCTAACGGTTATGGAGGTCGTCATAAGAAACGCTTTATTGTACATAGTCATGGAGAGGTAGTTTTGCTTCTTGTACAGAAGAAATTAACTATTGATGCGGTATTACATTTTGTCCGCAGTTGGGCAAAGCCGGAAGCCAGAGTTATCACTCCTGGGAAACGAGTAATAACTCTCAGCAGCGAGTATGCTGATTTACCTGGTTATGTCTACTTCGTCTTTAACCTTGATAGCAATGCTATTAAAATTGGCTTTGCTAAGGATGTACAAAAGCGTTTAGCGGCACTCCAAACTAGCAGCCCTAGTCAATTAAAACTACTTGGAGTAATTAGAACTCAAAGCGCTAGAACTGCTGAACAATTGGAGGGGACGTTACACCAGCAATTTGCCCAATTGCATATAAGTGGTGAGTGGTTTAAAGCAGAGGAAACATTACTTAACTACTTAAGAGAAGTGAATTAGCAGTATGTACAAAATCTATCCATTTCTCAAACTCCTGCGAAAATCCCATAGTTACGGCTCGAAACATGGAATTTGAATGTAGCTTGGTAAGTAATTCCTATCTTGACCTAATTAAGCAAATTATTCGCTCGTTAATGAGCGATGGTCGCAAAGCGAACCGCCTTCGGCATCGCCTGTAAATGAGTAGAATAGTAGGTAGTACAAAAGTAGTACACTTTACGAATGCACATCCTCTGGTTCCGTCGAGATTTACGTTGGAGTGATAACGAAATAGTTACACTATCAACCGCCGATAACGCTGAAGTATTGCCATGCTTCATTATCGATCCTTGGTTCTATAGCCAAGCAGAAGTAGGTAAAGCTAGGGTCAGGTTTCTGTTCGAGTCACTAGAAAATTTAGACAGCAACCTTAGATCGCGGGGCAGTCAGCTTTACTTGTTTGAGGGAAGTAGCGTTAGCGTACTGCAAGAACTTACCCGTCAACTACTCCAAAAAGGCGATCGCCCTAAACTGTTCTTCAACCATGACATACAAGCGCAGTACGGCATTGAACGCGATCGCCAAATCATCGACTTCTACCGCGAACACAGCCTTGAATACCACCAGGGACTAAATAATTTTCTGCAAACCGATGGCGATCGCCGCGAACAATGGATGGAGGAATACTATACCTACTTGCGGCAGCCGTTGCATCCAATACCAGAACGTATTAATACGCCCCAACTTCAGCTTGACATTCCTCAGCTTACCTTCAGCGATTTGAAGCAAAAGTACAGCCAATTTTGGGAAACAGAAAATACATATTTTAGTGGCGGTGAGACACAGGCGATCGCTACCTTGGACTCTTTCTTAGATTCTCGCTTCCATGGATACCACTGGAAAATCTCGCGTCCCTGGCTAACTCAGCAGGGTGCTACATCCCACTTATTGCCTGATCTCACCTTTGGCACTATTTCTGTTCGCCAGGTCTACCAAAGTACCAAAGCTAAAGCCTCCGAATTAGCCGACAATCCCAAAGCCCAGTTTTCGCTCAAGGCTTTTTGCGATCGCTTACGTTGGCATGATAGTTTCACCCAAAGGTTGTACTACTATCCAGAATTAGTAGACCTCTTGCAAAAGTCACCTTTAAAGTTGACTGACATTTACAGCAGTTCTCAGTTGGGTGAAACATAGCAACAGCAATGGGTGAACCAGCCAATAATGTCTTGGAGTGTCACCGCAGCGAGAGCATCGGTAATTGCTTGGTCTAACTGAGCATAGGTTCGTGCCGCTCTGGCACGCAGAAACTCTTTGACTTTTGACCAACAGTTTTCAATTGGTGAAAAATCTGGCGAATAGGGGGATAAATAAATGACTGTTGCGCCTACCGATTCAATTGCCTCACGGATACCATTAACTTTGTGGGCGGGCAAATTATCCATAACTACACACGCGCCTGTCCAGAGATTAGGCACTAATACCTGAGTCACATAGGTCTTGAATGCTAGAGCATCAGTTGCACCGGGAAAAGTAATTTCACCTACCAGCCCCCGTAGCGCCATTGCACCAATCAATGTTACATTTTGTCCGCGCCCGTAAGGAGCGTGGTTATAGGCGCGGCTGCCTCGGACAGAACGGGCATAACGCCGTGTCATTGCTAAGTTGGAGCCTGTCTCATCTACAAACACCAAATCCTCCAAGTTGACTGCTTCAATTTCATGCCAATATTCTACCCGCAACTGTTGTACTCGTTCGCTGTCTCGCTCCGTTGCGCGCAGAGTTTTTTTTTCTGGTAAGTTTGAGCTTTTGGACGTATCGTCCCATCGTAG contains:
- a CDS encoding GIY-YIG nuclease family protein — translated: MKKEVFFTPRTPSEPTKGMGWIEINDDAVKRLGIHHLYKWMFRGSNVEIVGPDGLKFNAYLDNPNGYGGRHKKRFIVHSHGEVVLLLVQKKLTIDAVLHFVRSWAKPEARVITPGKRVITLSSEYADLPGYVYFVFNLDSNAIKIGFAKDVQKRLAALQTSSPSQLKLLGVIRTQSARTAEQLEGTLHQQFAQLHISGEWFKAEETLLNYLREVN
- a CDS encoding deoxyribodipyrimidine photo-lyase, whose amino-acid sequence is MHILWFRRDLRWSDNEIVTLSTADNAEVLPCFIIDPWFYSQAEVGKARVRFLFESLENLDSNLRSRGSQLYLFEGSSVSVLQELTRQLLQKGDRPKLFFNHDIQAQYGIERDRQIIDFYREHSLEYHQGLNNFLQTDGDRREQWMEEYYTYLRQPLHPIPERINTPQLQLDIPQLTFSDLKQKYSQFWETENTYFSGGETQAIATLDSFLDSRFHGYHWKISRPWLTQQGATSHLLPDLTFGTISVRQVYQSTKAKASELADNPKAQFSLKAFCDRLRWHDSFTQRLYYYPELVDLLQKSPLKLTDIYSSSQLGET
- a CDS encoding IS630 family transposase — its product is MRVEYWHEIEAVNLEDLVFVDETGSNLAMTRRYARSVRGSRAYNHAPYGRGQNVTLIGAMALRGLVGEITFPGATDALAFKTYVTQVLVPNLWTGACVVMDNLPAHKVNGIREAIESVGATVIYLSPYSPDFSPIENCWSKVKEFLRARAARTYAQLDQAITDALAAVTLQDIIGWFTHCCCYVSPN